The DNA sequence GATTGGATTTTCAAAGTTATTAAAAATCGACGGTGCCCCTGCGGGTGAACCGATCGTGTTACAATCTTGCGCATACACGGGATTATAGGTACTTAAAAATACCAACGCAAAAAGAAGGGACAGAAAAACAGGTAAAGTCTTTCCCATAGTATATAGGTCAATGTTGATTACAAAATAATTAAACAGGCTACTGTATATAGCCTTAATACTCAGAGCGGGCAAAATAATAACCCTTCAAAAAAGTTGGGCTGATGCAAGACTTCCTGTTTCTTTCAACAAAAGAAATAATGCAATCCCAAAAAAAGGCTTTAGCCCTTAACAACATTAAAAATTAATAAGGTAACAATCAATACTATTAAAAATTAAATGTCCTGAGCCATCAAATCATTGATATTGTATTAATTTTTAACAAAATATCACCAATGAATATTGACTTGAAAAGTGTGAAATTTTGGGGAAGCCAATTGCCTTACGAATTGATAAAAAAATGGACGAAGTATGGTTTAGCCCTCAATTAAGCGCTTTAGCTAAAATTAAAGTAGCGTTTCCTGTTTACGACAAGAACTTTTACGCCACTTCTTCCCGTTCCTTTGCACTCTCCCAACACTCAACGCCTTCTGTTATGCCAACCTCGTCAGCAACAAATACAGGTGACTTCCCGGTCTTTTTTTGCATTTTGTAATCGGCTAAAGCTTTGAATGCTATTGGGGATAAACGAATAATTGCATAAATATTGACAATCGCCATCAGGGCCATGAACAAATCAGCCAAAGCCCAAACCGTTTCGGCATTCACCATTGCTCCGAAAACCAACATTCCCAAAACCATCAGGCGATACAACAGGCTCAGTTTCTTGTCTCCTCGGTGCATAAAACTGATATTCGATTCCCCATAAAAATAATTGCCCACAATAGAGCTGTAAGCAAAAAGCAAGATACAAAGCGCGATAAAACTGCCCCCCCAATCACCTACTTGGGATTGCAGGGCATTTTGAGTCAGTTTTATGCCATCGTGCGTTCCGATGGTATCCACACCTGAAACCAAAATCAAAACTGCCGTCGCGGAACAGATCAGGATGGTATCGGTAAATACACCCAACGTTTGGATTAGCCCCTGCTTCACAGGGTGACTTACCGAGGCCGTTGCCGCTGCATTAGGTGCTGAACCCATACCTGCTTCGTTGGAAAACAGTCCCCTTTTAATTCCCTGCATCAAGGCCGCTCCTAATGCACCAGAAGCCAAGGGACGCAAGCCGAGCGCTGAATCAAATATCAAAGAAAAAACCGCTGGAATAGCTTTATAGTTAATCGCCAACACATAAAAAACCACCATCAGGTAGGCAATGGCCATTACAGGAACAATCATTTCTGAAACGACTGCGATACGCTTCACCCCACCCATAATCACCGGCGCGGCTACCAGGACCAATAAAATTGCCATATAAGAGGTTTCGATACCGAAAGCGCCATGAAAAGCGGCAGCGATTGTATTGGCTTGAACAGCATTAAAAATGAAGCCAAAACAAATGGTGATCAATACTGAAAAAACCACTCCCAGCGAACGGTTCTTCAGGGCCTTTTCAATATAGTAAGCCGGCCCTCCACGGTACCCGTCATCCGTTCGTTCTTTA is a window from the Persicobacter psychrovividus genome containing:
- a CDS encoding alanine/glycine:cation symporter family protein, which translates into the protein MSTFSDYSVAFINASNDFLWSYVLIVLLIAAGLYFTVRSKFVQFTLFGEMVRLLADGRSEGGKNSVSSFQAFCMSTASRVGTGNLAGVAIAVGTGGPGAVFWMWLIALIGSASAFVESTLAQIYKERTDDGYRGGPAYYIEKALKNRSLGVVFSVLITICFGFIFNAVQANTIAAAFHGAFGIETSYMAILLVLVAAPVIMGGVKRIAVVSEMIVPVMAIAYLMVVFYVLAINYKAIPAVFSLIFDSALGLRPLASGALGAALMQGIKRGLFSNEAGMGSAPNAAATASVSHPVKQGLIQTLGVFTDTILICSATAVLILVSGVDTIGTHDGIKLTQNALQSQVGDWGGSFIALCILLFAYSSIVGNYFYGESNISFMHRGDKKLSLLYRLMVLGMLVFGAMVNAETVWALADLFMALMAIVNIYAIIRLSPIAFKALADYKMQKKTGKSPVFVADEVGITEGVECWESAKEREEVA